GAACAATAGGGACAAGCTGAccaggattacaaagtcaaggccgaaattcctttcttttcgggcaacttgggtgtagaagattatttggattggcagcttcaggtgaacagattctttgagattatggaaGTGCCTGAACACAAGCAGGTTAAGCATGTTGCCtggagattgaagagtactGCTGCAGTATGGTGGGATAAGTTGCAGAACACTCGAAAGAAGCAGAGGAAGCAGGGTGTTAGGACATGGCAAAGAATGAAGCAGTTGATGATGGAGAGATTCTTGCCAgatgattatgagcagattCTATACAGGTTGTATATTGAATGTGTCCAGGGAACTAGGACAGTGGCTGATTACACAGCTGAGTTCTTACGCTATTCAGAGCGTAACGAACTAGGAGAATCTGAAGACCAGAAGGTGGCTCGCTATGTCAGTGGGCTGAAGCCTTCCATTCAGGAGAAAATTGGGTTACAAACTGTTCATACTATGGTCGAAGCttcaaacctagcattgaaGGCAGAGTTGTTAGAGAAGCCTTCACGTGCTTCTTCCTTCCAGAGATATAACTACCAAAGGAGCACATATTTGGTTAACTCCTCAATTGACAAGGGTAAAACCACActgcagaaaacaaaaaacgCTTTTAGGGCTTCCAATCCTCCTTTTAAAGGGGCTGGCAGTTCTAACAGTTCTAGTGGTGCTCAAAACAGGGCCCCGAACCAGAGGCTTAATAATCCTTATGCTAGACCTACAACAGATGTCTGCTATCGATGCAACAAACCTGGGCATAGATCTAATGTGTGTCATGAGAGGAGACAAACTGCTCTTATAGGTgaatatgatgaagatgaagaagaaggaggaagaggtGACGATTATGATGGGGCTAAATTTACGGAGGAGGAGTCTCCTGAAAAGGTTTATATTGTGTTGCAGCGGGTCTTATTATGTCCTAAAGAAGATGGGCAGCGACACAATATTTTCAGGTCATTTTGTTCCATCaataacaaagtgtgcaatTTAATTGTGGATAATGGGAGCTGTGAAAACTTTGTAGCCAAGAAGCTGGTGGACTACTTGCAGTTACCTATGCAGCCTCATAAAGCACCTTATTCCCTTGGttgggtcaagaaaggtccacaagttcgaGTTACTGATTCCTGCAAAGTACCGGTatccattggtaagcattataaagatgaagttctatgtgatattattgatatggatgcttgtcatattttaCTTGGACGACCTTGGCAATAGGATGTGGATGTGATTTATAAAGGCAGAGATAATGTGATGATGTTTATGTGGAATAGTcataaaattgctatggctccTGTGTGTCAATTTGAGAAATCTGGTGGAAAGAAAGGGGAGATTTTTCTGACCTTGTCTAGTAGTGAATTTGAGATGGAAAAGGCCTTTAAAGAATCTGAAGTTTTCTGCCCAGTGGCGATAAAGGGGTTGTTGGctgcagaaaaggaagatgTGGTGATCCCTAAGGAAGTGCAGAATATGTTGGGAGAGTTTGAAGAGTTGATTTCAGATGAGTTTCCCAACGAACTACCACCTATGAGggacattcaacatcaaattgatTTGGTTCCTGGAGCTAGTTtgccaaatctgccacattaccgaatgagtcccaagaagaatgagattttgagggagCAGATTGAAGATTTGTTGAAAAAAGGGTTCATTCATGAAAGTATGAGTCCATGTGCAGTTCCagtcctccttgttcctaagaagggcaatcaatggcggatgtgtgttgacAGCAGAGCCATAAATAAGATAACTGTGAAGTACAGGTTTCCCATTCCTCGTTTGGAGGAGATGCTTGATGAACTCGAGGGTTCCAAAGTGTTTACCAAGATAGATCTTCGAAGTGGTTACCACCAGATTCGAATCAAGCTAGGAGATGAGTGGAAGACAgcttttaagagcaaggatggcttGTTCGAGTGGATGGTTATGCCATTCAGGATGTCTAATGCACCCAGCacttttatgaggcttatgaaccaggttcttcgTCCTTTTATTGGTTCCTTTGTcgtggtgtattttgatgatatattgatCTATAGCAagaccaaagaagaacatctggtACATTTGAGACAGGTTTTGGGAGCTTTACAGGAAAATAAATTGTACATTAACCTGAAGAAGTGTACTTTCTGCACCAACAAACTGTTATTTTTgggatttgtggttggagaagaaggcattcaggttgatgaagagaaggtacgagcaataagagaatggccagctccaaaaacagtttctgaggtgcggagctttcatggtttagctactttctacaggaggtttgtgaagaatttcagtaccattactgcccctattactgaatgtttgaagaaaggcaaattccaatggggagaggaacaagagaagagttttgccttaatcaaggagaaactttgtactgcactagttcttgctcttcctaattttgacaaggtatttgaggttgaatgtgatgctagtggcgtgggggtaggtgctgtgttgtcataagagaagaaaccagtagcattctttagtgaaaagctgagtgaagctcgtcagaagtggagtacttatgaCCAAGAATTTTATGTAGTGTTCCGGGCATTGAGGTAATGGGAGCACTACCTGATTCAGAGGGAGTTTGTACTGTTCACTGATCATCAGGCCTTGAAGTACCTTAATAGCCAGAAAACTGTGAATAAGATGCATGCAAGGTGGGTGAGCTTTCTGCAAAAATTCCCTTTTGTGATTCAgcataaatctggtactcttaacCGGGTTGCAGCTGCTTTGAGTAGAAGGCCTTCCTTGCTGGTCACTTTAGCTCAGGAGATTATGGGGTTTGATctcttgaaggagttgtatgaggaagatgttgattTCAAGGAGATTTGGGCCAAGTGCAGCAACAATAATGCAGTTGCAGATTTTTATGTGAATGATGGATATTTATTCAAGGGCAACCGGCTATGTATCCCTAGTTCTTCATTGAAGGAGAAACTGATCAGAGATCTGCATGGAGGGGGATTGAGTGGGCACTTAGGCCGAGACAAAATTATTGCTAGCCTTGAGGagaggtatttctggccacagTTGAAGAAGGATGCAGGAACTATCGTGAGAaagtgctacacctgccagGTTTCTAAGGGTTAGTCCCAAAACACAGGTCTTTATCTACCTTTACCTGTTCCTGAAGATATTTGGCAGGATCTTGCTATGGATTTTGTGTTGGGATTACCCCGTACCCAAAGGGGTGTGGATTCagtgtttgtggtagttgacaggttctccAAGATGGCGAATTTCATCGCATGTAAGAAAACTGCTGATGCTTCTAATATAGCCAAACTGTTCTTCATGGTGGTGGTTCGTTTGCATGGAGTACCCAAGTCCATTACTTCTGATAGAGACACAAAGTTAGCCACTTCTGGATTACCTTGTGGAGGATGTTTGGAACAGCTTTGAACCGTAGCAGCACAGcccatcctcaaactgatgggtAGACAGAGGTTACTAACAGAACTTTGGGTAACATGGTCCGAAGTGTTTGTGGAGATCGACCCAAACAGTGGGATTATGCTTTGCCACAGGTGGATTTTGCTTATAACAGTGTTGTGCATAGTGCAACAGGGAAGTCACCATTCTCCTTAATTTATACTACTGTTCCTCGACATGTGGTTGATCTGGTGAAGCTTCCTAAGGTTCCTGGCGTTAGTGTTGCTGCTGAGGGCATGGCTAGAGATGTGCAGGCTGTTCGAGACGAAGTTAGGGCCAAGCTAGAAGCAACTAATGCTAAGTATAAAGCTGCAGCTGATAAACATCGCAGAGTAAAAGTGTTCCAAGAGGTTGATGACATGATGGTGTTTTTGAGGAAGGAGAGATTTCCTGTTGGTACCTATAACAAGCTGAAGCccagaaaatatggtcctttGAAGGTGCTGCGGAAGATCAACGACAATGTTTATGTTGTTGCCTTTCCTGATTCCATGGGTATCTCTAACACCTTTAATGTGGCTGACctgcatgagtttcgtgaagatgaggttctttatccagatgagaactcggggtcgagttcttcggaggtggaggagactgatgcaaaacggatggcagcccaattcgaagaacagttggatcgtgctaaaggaggaaaacgaaaagtgactagtagacacgAAACAGCTCGGTGTCCGATTGGGACGTGCCTTACCTTTCTGGAAAgagaatcgcgccagaaacaagACCATGAGCTGTGgcatttttcgggctttcggggtcgtttaggccctcaaaactgcatttttctatttttcagagttttggttttcctagttatttttgggttgttttcgtttttaccatgggctttagggtttcattgttagtcgccctagggtacttttctcttatttatgcagaacctatcttttcatcttttatcaataaaatagagaattttctcttttatctctagtagactccagaacccttttgttaggtttattgttggtaaacctagttatcaatccgactgcgttaGGTGCAGATAGGgggagaaagaagataagaaagaagacaggaaattttggaaaaaacTGAAGCAGGGGCATTATCGTCACTTTACACAATCCGTAGCTTACGTGGCGCTGAGCTGGCAAGGAATGACTGACACGTCATCAAGCAATCGGAGGAAATGGAGGAGATGGACCGGTTGGACTGAAAAttgtgagttcagggacttttgggattaaatcAGAAaagcagggactgaaacgaggacgaaaccatacttcagggactaaacagtagttTGCCCTACAAATATTAAGTAGCGCACATCACTTCTTCTTCATTTCGAATCGAACTAATTGACTCTTAAGCTTCATTTTTCAATGGCAGTGAGGATGACAAAGTTGCTTCcgaatcatcttcatcatccactaCTGGCGTGTCTTGTGGATATAGGAAAGGCTTTGGAGGCATTtgaatgaattcaacttctcctTCAAGCATCTCTACTGCTCTGTTCATCGAATTAGGACAGTCACTTGGCTTCATTTGTATACACCACCATGCTACCATGAGCATTTTCTTTGCTAGTTTCTTTTCCTTGTCCGTGGCATCTTCAATTTCCACCTCCTTTTCTTCATTGAACTGGTCATACACCCAAGAAGGAAAGTAAATTTGTCTCGTATTTGCTGCAAGTGCATttaaattccttcttttccctGCAATTTCCATCAACAACATTCTAAAACTATAGATATTGTtgtaaaacaaaataatttatgagagagagagagagagtttggacacagagaatcagattgtgtgtcttattcatcttaccatgaggagccttatataggactacatggtatgcacaaaagggtaatgcttaattacaatccaatcactcctacaattaaaacctatcaatcaccaatctatagggataggcacctattactcatcatctatttacatgattatccacaaatatttacaacactcccccttggatattccatgtcaatagtgttgcataggctgagcgcttctaagttgcctcgtcaaaaaccttgccaagtaataaaaaccctgtgggaaaaaaacaaccttggtcgaaggagaaaaagagcacaacgcgcttgagtgtggagtagcagtatcacagctttagagataggtgaagtcttcttatcaacaccataagtaggtagtatgtctacgagagggatgcattagagttgctacaccaaaaccttgcccggtaaacccagtgggagaaacccgtggtcgaagggaaaagatgagcaaatgcatgtatatgtcgaatcaaagcatcttcaggatgtagtataagtggggtgaccatgctaaagatgtgcctcgttaaaaccttgtcaggtaacaaaacccagtgggacaaaataaccctggacgaaggacaaaaagagtacacgatggtcaagtgggtatgcttcaagatactccccctgaaaattacatgttaggtaattcagatagtttacgtagaccaataccttgaacatgcttctggaatgtagactttggtagtgacttggtaaagaggtctgcacgattgtcttcaaatcaaatatgcttaacttcaatcttctgatgctcctgttgttgctaattgaaggagaacttcgatacaatatgtttggtgttgtctcctttgatgaaactcatctttatctgctctatgtaagcagcattatcctcgtagataatggttggttcatcagtggtggaatgcagtccacatgtgctttgaACACGCTTTGTAACGActtttagccatgtacattcacatactgcttcgtgaagagctagtatctcagcatgattctaagaggtagcaacaactgtctatttcgtagacctccaagaaattgcagtattcccaatggtaaagacataaccaatcTGGGAACATGCCTTGTGCgagtctgatagatagtctatatcagcatatccaacaaggcgagcatcattctgaggatcaagggggtttgatccattccttgatgcatagggatagaataagcctatATCCgctgtacctctaaggtagcgaaaaatgtcttttatgccattccagtggcagcgtgttggcgcaaagctatatctagctaacaagttcacatcaaatgagatgtcctgtctagggcattaagccaagtacaataatgcgcctattgcacttagatatgggacttttggcaccaatatctcttcgttatcatctgcaggacgatacggttctctctagactttagacgaccatgggtgtgcttgcttttatcctcattaaagcatcttaacatcttctggatgtaatttggttgatggaccaaaatttcatctgcactgtgctcgggctccaggtcgagacaataatttgttctcccaaggcctttcatctcaaattccaacttcaggtgttttgcggtttccttgatctcttcaggagtatcgatcaaattcatgtcattgacatagaccaCCACAATAccaaactaggaacttgtttccttaataaacacgcatgtgGAATCAATTGAAAATGACCctttaataaagttggtatttcgagttccgcgaccggcgtaatactcatctactgcttcggctatcacacaacaggtgcgggaccagcagtcaattcctccacatcgataacaaagatcatgctgattctggtggcGACAGGCCTGACtagtgttcctttcaactcgggcttgctgagttatggcatcatggttcctaccaCGTGGAGCCTGATTACATGGCCTCTTGGGCTTTGGCCAAGTGGTAGAAGATCATATGGGCTAATTTCATTCTGCCAATCATGgcttgcttcaagcaagaaaatggtcatctgatggtAAAAGTGTTCttccagagcgacccaaagagtctgtatATCCTCTTCATCagatactcaacttggagtgtttacttcatatgtttcctttttgaaaattatggcactcatattaaaagcctcaatgatgacattgttagcattgattgttgatctcatctttttttgcagtcagatgaattttcacatcttgagttcactttagatagtttcttctggagacctccaaagcaacaaagtcaaacatgttgagatttgacatttcgtacaggaaatgaacaaataatattagtgctttgggtaatatcatccataagcaagtaataagaacttcaggttctataacatggtatgaaaaatcggattagacatgtaaaatctactggttttatcatgtgtggtgaatttatgaaggaaacttcaagtttcttaaatggcattatcgaaactacaagttcgatgtatgtatgaactactggttcatcagatacctgcattttctacacatatattctaatgcgaaaatttagcaagtaacaaaatgatactgaatagagcaaattgtaataatatctcacaaattagctaaatgaaaatcacaaatcaattgagatcgatattaattgcatgctagtaatataacaaattaattatcacacaattatgtgaataaatgcttctggcaattaattacacatattaaatatggtgaatctatttacaatatgaaatcatttttccttttattttgattctgctggaccaaagaaggagtgggcttgatagtgaagcctatcgagcttagtctgcgggctcgtgacctaggctttcatgcgctagtcaaagagtatgtgaggcctgctgggctgctaggtcctgcagagggagagtggg
This portion of the Rosa chinensis cultivar Old Blush chromosome 1, RchiOBHm-V2, whole genome shotgun sequence genome encodes:
- the LOC112202612 gene encoding uncharacterized protein LOC112202612, translating into MEVPEHKQVKHVAWRLKSTAAVWWDKLQNTRKKQRKQGVRTWQRMKQLMMERFLPDDYEQILYRLYIECVQGTRTVADYTAEFLRYSERNELGESEDQKVARYVSGLKPSIQEKIGLQTVHTMVEASNLALKAELLEKPSRASSFQRYNYQRSTYLVNSSIDKGKTTLQKTKNAFRASNPPFKGAGSSNSSSGAQNRAPNQRLNNPYARPTTDVCYRCNKPGHRSNVCHERRQTALIGEYDEDEEEGGRGDDYDGAKFTEEESPEKVYIVLQRVLLCPKEDGQRHNIFRSFCSINNKVCNLIVDNGSCENFVAKKLVDYLQLPMQPHKAPYSLGWVKKGPQVRVTDSCKVPDVDVIYKGRDNVMMFMWNSHKIAMAPVCQFEKSGGKKGEIFLTLSSSEFEMEKAFKESEVFCPVAIKGLLAAEKEDVVIPKEVQNMLGEFEELISDEFPNELPPMRDIQHQIDLVPGASLPNLPHYRMSPKKNEILREQIEDLLKKGFIHESMSPCAVPVLLVPKKGNQWRMCVDSRAINKITVKYRFPIPRLEEMLDELEGSKVFTKIDLRSGYHQIRIKLGDEWKTAFKSKDGLFEWMVMPFRMSNAPSTFMRLMNQVLRPFIGFVVGEEGIQVDEEKVRAIREWPAPKTYLNSQKTVNKMHARWVSFLQKFPFVIQHKSGTLNRVAAALSRRPSLLVTLAQEIMGFDLLKELYEEDVDFKEIWAKCSNNNAVADFYVNDGYLFKGNRLCIPSSSLKEKLIRDLHGGGLSGHLGRDKIIASLEERYFWPQLKKDAGTIDLAMDFVLGLPRTQRGVDSVFVVVDRFSKMANFIACKKTADASNIAKLFFMVVVRLHGVPKSITSDRDTKLATSGLPCGGCLEQL